The following coding sequences are from one Devosia yakushimensis window:
- a CDS encoding homoserine dehydrogenase encodes MQDFGDGETLPPLRVGVAGLGNVGATLVRILQKDAAELTRKLGRQLVVTAVAARSRSRDRGIDISGLDWFDDPVALAKSEGIDLFVELIGGEDGPAFAAVKAALEIGRPVVTANKALLAKHGVGLAKLAEESGAQLGFEAAVAGGIPVIKTLREGLGSARIAKVFGIMNGTCNYILTRMGNEDISFADCLKDAQALGYAEADPTFDVEGFDTAHKLSILATLCFGYEIAPDKIRVEGISKISQHDIKVAAELGYKIKLLGIAQRTDDGIEQRVHPTFVPKGSAIAGVDGVMNAVALETDHVHELLLAGPGAGGPPTASSVLSDILDIARGTRVPPLGVPSEELMPYREAPMRAHQGGYYIRLNAKDVPGALAAIATRMGERGISIDSVIQRSDLSAKAVAPDGSPTRTVVMITQQTLESDVRDSLAQIAADGFIVGEPQLIRIETL; translated from the coding sequence ATGCAGGACTTTGGCGATGGCGAAACGCTGCCACCGCTGCGCGTGGGCGTTGCGGGCCTTGGCAATGTCGGCGCGACTTTGGTGCGTATCCTGCAGAAAGACGCGGCCGAGCTGACGCGAAAACTGGGCCGCCAATTGGTGGTGACTGCCGTTGCCGCGCGTTCGCGTTCCCGCGACCGCGGCATTGATATTTCCGGGCTCGACTGGTTCGACGATCCGGTGGCCCTGGCCAAATCCGAAGGCATCGATCTCTTCGTCGAACTGATCGGCGGGGAAGACGGTCCGGCCTTCGCGGCGGTCAAAGCCGCCCTCGAAATCGGCCGCCCCGTGGTGACGGCCAACAAGGCCTTGCTCGCCAAACATGGCGTGGGCCTAGCCAAGCTCGCCGAGGAATCCGGCGCTCAGCTCGGCTTCGAGGCCGCAGTGGCCGGTGGCATCCCCGTCATCAAGACCCTGCGCGAAGGCCTCGGCTCGGCCCGCATCGCCAAGGTGTTCGGCATCATGAACGGCACCTGCAATTACATCCTGACGCGCATGGGCAATGAGGACATCTCCTTTGCCGACTGCCTCAAGGATGCTCAGGCGCTCGGCTATGCCGAAGCCGATCCGACCTTCGACGTCGAGGGGTTCGATACCGCCCACAAGCTCTCGATCCTGGCCACGCTCTGCTTCGGTTATGAAATCGCCCCCGATAAGATCCGCGTCGAAGGCATTTCCAAGATCAGCCAGCACGACATCAAGGTCGCGGCCGAGCTCGGCTACAAGATCAAGCTGCTCGGCATCGCCCAGCGCACTGACGATGGCATTGAGCAGCGCGTCCACCCCACTTTCGTGCCCAAGGGCTCGGCCATTGCCGGCGTCGATGGCGTGATGAATGCCGTGGCGCTCGAAACCGACCATGTGCACGAGCTTCTGCTGGCCGGCCCCGGCGCGGGTGGTCCGCCCACCGCATCCTCGGTGCTGTCCGACATTCTCGATATTGCCCGGGGTACCCGCGTGCCGCCGCTCGGCGTGCCCAGCGAAGAGCTGATGCCCTATCGCGAAGCGCCCATGCGCGCCCATCAGGGCGGCTATTATATCCGCCTCAACGCCAAGGACGTGCCCGGCGCCTTGGCTGCTATCGCCACCCGCATGGGTGAGCGCGGCATTTCCATCGATTCCGTCATCCAGCGGTCGGACTTGAGCGCTAAAGCAGTCGCGCCGGACGGCTCGCCGACCCGCACCGTGGTCATGATCACGCAGCAGACTTTGGAATCAGACGTGCGGGACTCGCTTGCGCAGATCGCCGCCGACGGGTTCATAGTGGGCGAACCGCAATTGATCCGGATCGAAACGCTCTGA